The following coding sequences lie in one Arachis hypogaea cultivar Tifrunner chromosome 4, arahy.Tifrunner.gnm2.J5K5, whole genome shotgun sequence genomic window:
- the LOC112795845 gene encoding adenylate isopentenyltransferase 5, chloroplastic: MIISVSGSSACKQVQEPLVSFQKGFTNMLYNRNNNNKDKVVVILGATGTGKTKLAIDLANHFPPAEIVNSDKMQVYKGLDITTNKVTPQEARGVPHHLLGTIHPNANFTAHDFCRQATSAVDSIVARDALPIIAGGSNSYLDALINHHSTFRLRYECCFLWVDVSIPILHASLRSRVDRMIEAGQVEEVRKFFEPLADYERGIRRAIGVPEFNEFLRAEALGADEETKKMLLDIAIARIKVNNCTLANRQIHKIQRLHNTWKRTMHRLDATQVFLNRNSSDHHQSQNSWEEHVLAKSLRILHNFLYEDNNKHLLVPSGINVSSSSPPVAMAAVAAAATH, translated from the exons ATGATTATCTCGGTATCTGGCTCCTCAGCTTGCAAACAAGTACAAGAGCCTCTAGTAAGTTTCCAAAAGGGATTTACGAACATGTTATATAATCGGAACAATAATAATAAGGATAAGGTGGTGGTGATATTGGGGGCCACCGGAACCGGAAAGACCAAGTTGGCCATAGACCTTGCCAACCACTTCCCACCGGCTGAGATTGTTAACTCCGACAAAATGCAAGTCTACAAGGGCCTTGACATCACCACTAATAAGGTTACTCCTCAAGAGGCTCGTGGGGTCCCACATCATCTACTTGGCACAATTCACCCCAATGCCAACTTCACCGCCCATGATTTTTGCCGCCAAGCCACCTCCGCCGTCGATTCCATCGTTGCTCGAGATGCCCTCCCCATCATCGCCGGTGGCTCCAATTCCTATCTTGATGCTCTCATCAACCACCACTCCACCTTTAG ATTAAGGTACGAGTGTTGCTTCCTATGGGTGGATGTTTCAATCCCCATACTGCATGCGTCGCTTCGATCACGCGTGGATCGCATGATCGAAGCGGGACAAGTGGAGGAAGTGCGGAAATTCTTCGAGCCATTGGCAGATTACGAGAGGGGAATAAGAAGAGCGATAGGGGTGCCAGAGTTCAACGAGTTTCTAAGAGCAGAGGCCTTAGGAGCAGATGAAGAGACAAAGAAGATGCTCTTAGACATAGCCATTGCAAGAATCAAGGTCAACAACTGCACCCTCGCCAATCGCCAAATCCACAAGATTCAGCGACTCCACAACACCTGGAAGAGGACCATGCATCGCCTCGACGCCACGCAGGTTTTCTTGAACCGTAATTCCTCTGATCATCACCAATCTCAAAATTCCTGGGAGGAGCATGTTCTTGCCAAGAGCCTTAGGATTCTTCACAACTTCCTCTACGAGGATAACAATAAACATCTTCTTGTTCCTTCCGGAATTaatgtttcttcttcttcgccgCCGGTGGCAATGGCTGCCGTGGCCGCAGCCGCCACGCATTAG